From one Humulus lupulus chromosome 8, drHumLupu1.1, whole genome shotgun sequence genomic stretch:
- the LOC133793859 gene encoding uncharacterized protein LOC133793859 isoform X2: MPRTVLTTELPCIPHVITTNTVAKSKVTIRSPLSVIDQIKDWLSNSDKVVFKHYTQLGRLLDLDTRGSFPGTLTNQIVLRMVDCQKRHELWFLINGKPMRFSLQEFAIVSGLYTSGGPTPEEMNVVSSENNLKKKYFNDKMSIKIEDIANALDSISKECRTKDRVKLCFIYLLSAFLIMPSPGSIVDLKWLQIVDRLDIFDKYCWGKLAYEKLIEQITKKDMKNNPTEKEIKWNFFSCPWIFLIWICEAMPKLGDMVGQRIPGNHIPRWLGWKINDKHKLTVTRISEFFVRPTLAPTLKEKAELFYERLGCYEDNEDDVIDQISSFLVGDVILRDPQCSAPHVEPPSSGLEPPSSNMEPPSSGVEPPSSNMEPSQISPIRQISYLHPSSQPPSSYDARSELLDSVKRLIADQEKLHNA; the protein is encoded by the exons ATGCCCAGAACTGTATTAACGACAGAGCTTCCTTGTATACCCCATGTCATTACTACTAATACAGTTGCAAAATCTAAAGTTACCATCAGATCTCCGCTGAGTGTAATAGACCAAATAAAAGATTGGCTTTCAAATTCTGACAAGGTCGTTTTTAAACATTACACCCAGTTGGGTCGTTTGTTGGACCTCGACACTCGAGGCTCTTTCCCTGGCACCTTAACAAACCAGATAGTTTTGAGGATGGTAGATTGCCAAAAGAGGCATGAGTTATGGTTTTTGATTAATGGCAAACCTATGAGGTTTTCTCTCCAAGAGTTTGCAATAGTATCTGGATTGTACACTAGTGGCGGACCAACACCTGAAGAAATGAATGTTGTTTCTTCTGAGAAcaatttaaagaaaaagtactTCAATGACAAGATGTCTATTAAAATAGAGGACATAGCTAATGCTCTAGATAGCATATCGAAAGAATGTAGGACTAAGGACAGAGTGAAGTTGTGCTTTATCTATTTGCTCAGCGCATTTCTAATAATGCCAAGTCCTGGTTCGATAGTAGATCTTAAATGGCTACAGATAGTGGACAGGCTAGATATATTTGACAAATATTGTTGGGGGAAGCTGGCATATGAGAAACTAATAGAGCAAATCACGAAAAAAGATATGAAGAATAATCCCACTGAGAAGGAGATTAAGTGGAATTTCTTTAGTTGTCCTTGGATATTTctg ATATGGATTTGTGAAGCAATGCCAAAGTTGGGCGACATGGTAGGACAAAGAATCCCAGGAAACCATATTCCTCGATGGCTTGGTTGGAAAATAAATGATAAGCATAAACTCACAGTTACAAGAATATCAGAA TTTTTTGTGCGACCTACATTAGCTCCAACTTTAAAGGAGAAGGCAGAACTTTTTTATGAAAGGCTTGGTTGCTACGAGGACAATGAAGATGACGTAATTGAtcagatttcttcatttttagtgGGTGATGTCATTCTACGTGATCCACAGTGTTCTGCGCCACATGTGGAGCCTCCATCTTCGGGTTTGGAGCCTCCATCTTCGAATATGGAGCCTCCATCTTCGGGTGTGGAGCCTCCATCTTCGAATATGGAGCCTTCCCAAATCAGTCCAATTCGTCAAATATCATACTTGCATCCATCTTCACAGCCTCCCTCTTCTTATGATGCTCGTAGTGAGTTATTGGACTCAGTGAAGCGTTTGATAGCCGACCAAGAAAAGTTGCACAATGCATGA
- the LOC133793859 gene encoding uncharacterized protein LOC133793859 isoform X1: MPRTVLTTELPCIPHVITTNTVAKSKVTIRSPLSVIDQIKDWLSNSDKVVFKHYTQLGRLLDLDTRGSFPGTLTNQIVLRMVDCQKRHELWFLINGKPMRFSLQEFAIVSGLYTSGGPTPEEMNVVSSENNLKKKYFNDKMSIKIEDIANALDSISKECRTKDRVKLCFIYLLSAFLIMPSPGSIVDLKWLQIVDRLDIFDKYCWGKLAYEKLIEQITKKDMKNNPTEKEIKWNFFSCPWIFLIWICEAMPKLGDMVGQRIPGNHIPRWLGWKINDKHKLTVTRISEVIENDVEFFVRPTLAPTLKEKAELFYERLGCYEDNEDDVIDQISSFLVGDVILRDPQCSAPHVEPPSSGLEPPSSNMEPPSSGVEPPSSNMEPSQISPIRQISYLHPSSQPPSSYDARSELLDSVKRLIADQEKLHNA; the protein is encoded by the exons ATGCCCAGAACTGTATTAACGACAGAGCTTCCTTGTATACCCCATGTCATTACTACTAATACAGTTGCAAAATCTAAAGTTACCATCAGATCTCCGCTGAGTGTAATAGACCAAATAAAAGATTGGCTTTCAAATTCTGACAAGGTCGTTTTTAAACATTACACCCAGTTGGGTCGTTTGTTGGACCTCGACACTCGAGGCTCTTTCCCTGGCACCTTAACAAACCAGATAGTTTTGAGGATGGTAGATTGCCAAAAGAGGCATGAGTTATGGTTTTTGATTAATGGCAAACCTATGAGGTTTTCTCTCCAAGAGTTTGCAATAGTATCTGGATTGTACACTAGTGGCGGACCAACACCTGAAGAAATGAATGTTGTTTCTTCTGAGAAcaatttaaagaaaaagtactTCAATGACAAGATGTCTATTAAAATAGAGGACATAGCTAATGCTCTAGATAGCATATCGAAAGAATGTAGGACTAAGGACAGAGTGAAGTTGTGCTTTATCTATTTGCTCAGCGCATTTCTAATAATGCCAAGTCCTGGTTCGATAGTAGATCTTAAATGGCTACAGATAGTGGACAGGCTAGATATATTTGACAAATATTGTTGGGGGAAGCTGGCATATGAGAAACTAATAGAGCAAATCACGAAAAAAGATATGAAGAATAATCCCACTGAGAAGGAGATTAAGTGGAATTTCTTTAGTTGTCCTTGGATATTTctg ATATGGATTTGTGAAGCAATGCCAAAGTTGGGCGACATGGTAGGACAAAGAATCCCAGGAAACCATATTCCTCGATGGCTTGGTTGGAAAATAAATGATAAGCATAAACTCACAGTTACAAGAATATCAGAAGTAATAGAAAATGATGTTGAG TTTTTTGTGCGACCTACATTAGCTCCAACTTTAAAGGAGAAGGCAGAACTTTTTTATGAAAGGCTTGGTTGCTACGAGGACAATGAAGATGACGTAATTGAtcagatttcttcatttttagtgGGTGATGTCATTCTACGTGATCCACAGTGTTCTGCGCCACATGTGGAGCCTCCATCTTCGGGTTTGGAGCCTCCATCTTCGAATATGGAGCCTCCATCTTCGGGTGTGGAGCCTCCATCTTCGAATATGGAGCCTTCCCAAATCAGTCCAATTCGTCAAATATCATACTTGCATCCATCTTCACAGCCTCCCTCTTCTTATGATGCTCGTAGTGAGTTATTGGACTCAGTGAAGCGTTTGATAGCCGACCAAGAAAAGTTGCACAATGCATGA
- the LOC133793860 gene encoding uncharacterized protein LOC133793860 translates to MDHIFICMDYNGEWKITSNRIWEWFGTGCNKGFVVDRSIKFHQLVNKVYEKVGVDRNLYEIEITHKVAGETFNKMAPSKICGDSDVEDLLKELYKAKEVIPLYVCVKKNNDKGKMKLVNDGDGNGFTGDDVEFRCDDGVFDNGSFYDNYFGCHVIDQFPNDPSYVPSEDIAQSGEDIIGSNPTPDDIVHEGGNNVLEECEKVVQENNDVIGNDNIVGGGQIIPYQHFDTFMGNFAQFNREASQNSGRHDGYDLKVGQHFESKDDLSYYLSIIAINGRFEMRTTKSTKSVKEVRCISEDCSWRVRATKMKDSHFFVIRQYYSLHSCSLMNRNANHRQASSRVIGSRVQGHFKNSKDPLNPRSLAGFMREEMKVQVSYWKAWKGKQWAQNLIRGTAKENFALLPSYCHILKRANPGTVTHIELDSENKFKYFFMALGVAIRGFTYMRKVIGIDAAWIKTKHKGVLLVATTQDSEYHTYPIAWGLVDSENNASWTWFLEKLKELIPDSSDLCFISDRHQSIKHAVRHVYVMASHGACYWHVKHNIKHRFKSAAGTKLYKKAAIAYRIEEFNKHFDQLRKIYPRVAKYLENDVKFRKWSRAHFGGNRYEVMTTNIVESVNNLMRKAREYPIIAMTDFIISTMGQWFLERRREAYAVTTPLTPRREEILRKRWDEVGSLITLQLNENEYNVMCGELDSIVNLRSKSCTCKVFDIDNLPCIHAIAAAGKAQPQNTGELIYSMCSKYYTSEYWLLAYAETIYHVPPNSQWTDIPEDVIAVQVIAPPEDKTKGRPKINRIPSQGEVPKKKYNCGACGQSGHNSKKCPSRQVPSDVRSTTHV, encoded by the coding sequence ATGGATCACATCTTTATATGCATGGACTATAATGGTGAGTGGAAGATTACAAGTAATCGTATTTGGGAATGGTTTGGTACTGGTTGCAACAAGGGATTTGTGGTTGACCGGAGTATCAAGTTTCATCAACTAGTGAATAAAGTCTATGAAAAAGTAGGTGTTGATCGAAATTTATATGAAATTGAAATAACTCATAAGGTGGCTGGTGAAACATTCAACAAGATGGCACCAAGTAAGATTTGTGGTGATTCTGATGTAGAGGATCTGTTGAAGGAGTTGTACAAAGCTAAAGAAGTGATTCCTTTGTATGTGTGCGTCAAAAAGAATAATGATAAAGGAAAGATGAAGCTTGTCAATGATGGTGATGGTAATGGATTCACTGGTGATGATGTTGAATTTCGTTGTGATGATGGTGTTTTTGATAATGGAAGCTTTTACGATAACTATTTTGGGTGTCATGTAATAGATCAATTTCCAAATGATCCAAGCTATGTCCCGAGTGAAGATATAGCGCAGAGTGGTGAAGACATCATTGGTTCCAATCCCACACCAGATGATATAGTACATGAGGGAGGTAACAATGTACTCGAGGAATGTGAGAAAGTAGTTCAAGAAAATAATGATGTAATTGGGAATGACAATATAGTCGGGGGAGGCCAGATTATCCCTTATCAACATTTTGATACGTTTATGGGAAATTTTGCACAATTTAATAGAGAAGCAAGTCAAAATAGTGGCAGACATGATGGATATGATTTAAAAGTGGGTCAACACTTTGAGAGTAAGGATGATTTGAGTTATTATCTTAGCATCATCGCCATTAATGGGAGATTTGAAATGCGAACAACCAAATCAACCAAGTCTGTAAAGGAGGTTCGTTGTATTAGTGAAGATTGCTCATGGAGAGTCCGTGCTACAAAGATGAAAGATTCACATTTCTTTGTCATTCGACAATACTATAGTCTTCACAGTTGCTCATTAATGAACCGAAATGCCAATCATAGACAAGCATCCAGTCGTGTTATTGGTTCTCGTGTACAGGGACACTTTAAGAATAGTAAAGACCCACTCAACCCAAGAAGCCTCGCAGGATTCATGCGTGAGGAAATGAAAGTTCAAGTCAGTTATTGGAAAGCTTGGAAAGGAAAACAGTGGGCTCAAAATTTGATTAGAGGAACGGCCAAAGAAAATTTTGCCTTGCTCCCTTCGTATTGTCACATATTGAAGCGGGCAAATCCAGGTACAGTTACCCACATTGAACTTGATTCAGAAAATAAGTTCAAGTACTTTTTTATGGCTTTAGGTGTGGCCATAAGAGGGTTCACTTACATGAGGAAAGTAATTGGTATTGATGCGGCTTGGATCAAAACTAAGCATAAGGGTGTGTTATTAGTAGCAACTACACAAGATAGTGAATATCATACTTACCCCATTGCATGGGGTTTGGTTGACAGTGAGAATAACGCTTCATGGACATGGTTCTTAGAGAAGTTGAAGGAGTTGATACCTGATAGCTCAGACTTATGTTTTATTTCTGATAGACATCAAAGTATCAAACATGCAGTTCGTCATGTTTATGTTATGGCTTCTCATGGGGCATGTTATTGGCATGTAAAACATAATATAAAACACCGTTTCAAAAGTGCTGCAGGGACTAAATTGTATAAGAAAGCTGCAATAGCGTACCGTATCGAAGAGTTTAATAAACACTTCGACCAACTTCGCAAAATATATCCACGTGTCGCTAAGTATCTTGAGAATGATGTCAAGTTCAGAAAGTGGTCTAGAGCACATTTTGGTGGTAATCGATATGAAGTCATGACCACTAACATAGTTGAGTCAGTGAACAATTTGATGCGAAAGGCAAGAGAGTACCCTATTATTGCTATGACTGATTTTATCATAAGCACGATGGGACAATGGTTCCTTGAACGTCGACGGGAAGCATATGCAGTGACAACTCCATTGACACCGAGGAGGGAAGAAATATTACGTAAAAGATGGGATGAAGTCGGTTCATTGATAACTCTCCAGTTAAACGAGAATGAGTACAATGTGATGTGTGGAGAACTCGATTCAATAGTAAATTTAAGGTCAAAGAGTTGCACGTGCAAAGTTTTCGATATTGATAACCTTCCATGTATCCATGCAATAGCGGCAGCAGGAAAGGCACAACCCCAAAATACTGGGGAActcatatattctatgtgttcaAAATACTACACGTCAGAATATTGGTTATTAGCATATGCTGAAACTATTTATCATGTTCCTCCAAACTCACAATGGACCGACATTCCTGAAGATGTTATTGCAGTACAAGTGATAGCACCTCCTGAAGACAAGACTAAAGGAAGACCAAAAATCAATCGCATACCTTCCCAAGGTGAAGTCCCGAAGAAAAAATATAATTGTGGAGCATGTGGACAATCAGGACATAATTCAAAAAAATGTCCTAGTCGACAAGTGCCATCAGATGTTAGAAGCACAACTCAtgtgtga